The following coding sequences lie in one Takifugu flavidus isolate HTHZ2018 chromosome 4, ASM371156v2, whole genome shotgun sequence genomic window:
- the LOC130524249 gene encoding potassium voltage-gated channel subfamily A member 3-like: MQISPPWAPQSSGWGGVARSASPGLKTTCMDKQTYRVDQSLSSALESVRNATQNRGYEEAEEGDMTVENMLEDSAVLSAPHLSVDRFQRSRQGCCERVVINISGLRFETQLKTFNQFPETLLGDPRKRMRYFDPLRNEYFFDRNRPSFDAILYFYQSGGRIRRPVNVPIDIFSEEIRFYQLGEEAMEKFRNDEGFIKEDERVLPKSDFQKQVWLLFEYPESSGPARGIAIVSVLVILISIVIFCMETLPEFRDERDQSTVAPSVNGTAPHVQNPFTDPFFIIETLCIIWFTFELLVRFFACPSKASFSKNIMNIIDIVAIIPYFITLGTELAERETNSGQQAMSLAILRVIRLVRVFRIFKLSRHSKGLQILGQTLKASMRELGLLIFFLFIGVILFSSAVYFAEADDPTSSFTSIPDAFWWAVVTMTTVGYGDMHPVTIGGKIVGSLCAIAGVLTIALPVPVIVSNFNYFYHRETEGEEQPQYVHTGSCEHLPSEELRRSCSSSSLSKSEYMVIEDGINSTFKQPNFNTENNQNCVNIKKMFTDV, from the coding sequence ATGCAAATTTCGCCGCCCTGGGCTCCCCAAAGCTCTGGATGGGGAGGCGTGGCGCGCTCTGCCTCCCCGGGATTGAAAACCACCTGTATGGATAAACAAACCTACAGGGTAGACCAGTCGCTCTCCTCCGCCTTGGAAAGTGTCAGGAACGCTACGCAGAACCGGGGTTatgaggaagcagaagaggGTGACATGACGGTGGAAAACATGCTGGAGGACTCCGCCGTGCTGTCGGCGCCTCACCTGTCGGTCGATCGATTTCAGCGCAGCCGCCAGGGATGCTGTGAGCGAGTGGTGATAAACATTTCAGGTCTACGCTTCGAGACGCAACTTAAAACTTTCAACCAGTTCCCAGAGACGCTGCTGGGAGACCCCAGGAAAAGAATGCGCTACTTTGATCCGCTGAGGAACGAATACTTCTTTGACAGGAACAGACCCAGCTTTGATGCCATTTTGTATTTTTACCAGTCAGGGGGGCGCATACGGAGACCTGTTAACGTCCCCATTGATATTTTCTCAGAGGAAATCAGATTTTATCAACTCGGCGAAGAGGCCATGGAGAAATTCCGAAACGATGAAGGGTTTATAAAAGAGGACGAGCGCGTGTTGCCCAAATCTGATTTTCAAAAGCAGGTCTGGCTTTTGTTTGAATATCCCGAAAGCTCGGGACCAGCGCGGGGAATCGCCATCGTTTCGGTGCTTGTCATTTTGATTTCAATAGTCATTTTCTGCATGGAGACTTTGCCAGAATTCCGGGACGAGCGCGACCAAAGCACAGTTGCACCCTCGGTCAATGGCACCGCGCCCCACGTCCAAAATCCGTTCACAGACCCTTTCTTTATCATAGAGACTCTTTGCATTATATGGTTTACTTTTGAGTTGCTCGTGAGGTTTTTTGCCTGCCCCAGCAAAGCTTCTTTCTCCAAAAACATTATGAATATCATTGACATCGTTGCCATTATCCCATACTTTATCACACTGGGAACTGAGCTCGCTGAAAGAGAAACTAACAGCGGGCAACAGGCGATGTCTCTCGCCATCCTCAGGGTGATACGGTTGGTCAGGGTTTTTCGCATTTTTAAACTGTCGCGACACTCAAAGGGTCTCCAGATTTTGGGGCAGACGTTGAAAGCCAGCATGAGAGAGCTCGGTTTACTgatatttttccttttcatcgGAGTTATTCTCTTTTCCAGCGCTGTTTACTTCGCAGAAGCAGACGACCCCACGTCTAGTTTCACGAGCATCCCAGATGCATTCTGGTGGGCCGTGGTCACCATGACCACAGTAGGATATGGAGACATGCACCCTGTGACGATCGGTGGCAAAATAGTGGGCTCACTCTGCGCGATAGCGGGCGTGCTGACCATTGCCCTACCCGTGCCAGTAATTGTGTCCAATTTCAACTATTTTTaccacagagagacggagggagaggagcagcctCAGTACGTGCACACGGGAAGTTGTGAACACCTCCCTTCGGAGGAGCTGCGGAGGTCGTGCAGCTCCTCTTCCCTCAGCAAATCTGAATATATGGTGATAGAAGATGGCATCAACAGCACATTCAAACAGCCCAACTTTAACACGGAAAACAACCAGAACTGCGTAAACATCAAGAAGATGTTCACAGATGTGTAG
- the LOC130524250 gene encoding potassium voltage-gated channel subfamily A member 2: MTVATGDPSDEAAAHPGHPQDYDPEADHECCERVVINISGLRFETQLKTLSQFPETLLGDPKKRMRYFDPLRNEYFFDRNRPSFDAILYYYQSGGRLRRPVNVTLDIFSEEIRFYELGEEAIEMFREDEGFIKEEERPLPDNEFQRQVWLLFEYPESSGPARIIAIISVMVILISIVSFCLETLPNFRNDEDDMHKSHAKVFSPETNTTINSYTATYFTDPFFILETLCIIWFSFEFLVRFFACPSKAGFFVNIMNIIDIVAIIPYFITLGTELADRPDDGQAGQQAMSLAILRVIRLVRVFRIFKLSRHSKGLQILGQTLKASMRELGLLIFFLFIGVILFSSAVYFAEADEPESQFDSIPDAFWWAVVSMTTVGYGDMVPTTIGGKIVGSLCAIAGVLTIALPVPVIVSNFNYFYHRETEGEEQAQYLQVNVPKTDSAEDLKKSRSGSTISKSDYMEIQEAVNNSNEDFQEENLKTANCTLANTNYVNITKMLTDV, encoded by the coding sequence aTGACTGTTGCCACAGGCGACCCCTCTGACGAGGCAGCAGCACACCCAGGGCACCCACAGGACTACGATCCAGAGGCTGACCATGAGTGTTGCGAGAGGGTGGTCATCAACATCTCAGGACTGCGCTTTGAGACTCAACTCAAAACCCTTTCCCAGTTCCCAGAGACTCTATTAGGAGACCCTAAAAAGAGGATGCGGTATTTTGATCCGCTAAGGAATGAATATTTTTTCGATAGGAACAGACCAAGTTTTGATGCCATATTGTATTACTACCAATCAGGGGGGCGACTACGAAGGCCAGTCAACGTCACCCTTGATATTTTCTCAGAGGAGATTCGCTTCTATGAGTTGGGTGAGGAGGCCATTGAGATGTTCAGAGAAGATGAGGGGTTTATTAAAGAGGAGGAGCGGCCTCTTCCAGATAATGAATTTCAAAGACAGGTGTGGCTGCTCTTTGAGTACCCAGAGAGCTCAGGTCCCGCTAGGATTATTGCCATAATTTCTGTCATGGTCATCCTGATATCTATAGTCAGTTTCTGCTTGGAGACGCTCCCCAATTTCCGTAATGACGAAGATGATATGCATAAGTCCCATGCAAAAGTATTCTCACCTGAGACCAACACCACAATCAACAGTTACACAGCCACATACTTTACTGACCCATTTTTTATCCTAGAGACACTCTGCATCATATGGTTCTCCTTTGAGTTTCTAGTAAGGTTCTTTGCCTGCCCAAGCAAAGCAGGCTTTTTTGTTAATATAATGAACATTATTGATATTGTTGCTATCATCCCCTACTTCATCACTCTCGGCACAGAGTTAGCAGACAGGCCAGATGATGGTCAAGCGGGTCAGCAAGCCATGTCTTTAGCTATTCTCAGGGTCATCCGTTTAGTTCGTGTCTTCAGAATTTTCAAGCTCTCCCGCCATTCTAAGGGGCTTCAGATTTTGGGTCAGACCCTAAAAGCCAGCATGAGAGAGCTTGGCTTgctcattttcttcctcttcatcggGGTCATCCTTTTCTCGAGCGCAGTTTACTTTGCAGAAGCAGATGAACCCGAGTCACAGTTTGACAGTATCCCAGATGCATTTTGGTGGGCTGTGGTGTCCATGACAACAGTTGGCTATGGCGATATGGTCCCGACTACAATAGGTGGCAAAATTGTTGGTTCTCTCTGTGCTATTGCGGGTGTGTTGACCATCGCCTTGCCCGTACCTGTAATTGTGTCTAACTTCAACTACTTCTATCACCGTGAGACTGAAGGTGAAGAGCAGGCACAGTACCTGCAGGTCAATGTGCCCAAAACTGACTCAGCCGAAGACCTGAAGAAGAGCCGCAGTGGCTCCACCATCAGTAAATCTGACTATATGGAGATCCAGGAGGCCGTGAACAACAGCAACGAGGACTTTCAGGAGGAGAACCTAAAGACTGCAAACTGCACACTGGCCAACACAAACTATgtaaacatcaccaaaatgcTAACAGATGTGTAA